The Streptomyces tendae DNA segment TGATGACGGCCAAGCTCGTCGACGACATCACCGACACCCACTCGGACAAGACCCGTGAGTCCGTCGGCCAGGGCATCGCCAACATCGTCACCGGCTTCTTCGGCGGCATGGGCGGCTGCGCCATGATCGGCCAGACCATGATCAACGTGAAGGTCTCCGGTGCCCGCACCCGCTTGTCCACCTTCCTCGCCGGCGCCTTCCTGATGGTGCTGTGCATCGCCTTCGGCCCGGTGGTTTCCGACATCCCCATGGCCGCGCTGGTCGCCGTCATGATCATGGTGTCCTTCGCGACCTTCGACTGGCACTCCGTCGCCCCCAAGACCCTCAAGCGGATGCCCGCCGGGGAGATCGGCGTCATGGCCATCACCGTCGCAACCGTCGTGGCGACTCACAACCTCGCCATCGGTGTCGTCCTCGGCTCTGTCACCGCCATGGTCGTCTTCGCCAAGCGGGTCGCCCACCTCGCCGAGGTCACCGCTGTCATCGACCCCGACAACACCACGGTCGTCTACCGGGTCACCGGCGAGCTGTTCTTCGCCTCCTCCAACGACCTCGTCGGCCAGTTCGACTACGCGAACGACCCGGAGAAGGTCGTCATCGACCTGAGTGCCGCCCACATCTGGGACGCCTCCTCAGTCGCCGCCCTGGACGCGATCGGAAGCAAATATGCCCAGCGCGGCAAGAGCGTGGAGATCATCGGCCTGAACGACCCCAGCGCCGACCTCCACGGCAAGCTCACCGGCGAACTCACCAGCCACTGAGTTCAGCCCGGCAGAACCCGAAGGGTTCCGGCCCCGGCTGCGGACGGGCTCTCCGCCGAACGGAGCCGGATGAGGAGTCCGTTCGGCCTCACGCCGATGCCACGTACCGGGCCGCACTGGCAACAGCCTTGATCAGCGGCTCAGTACGGTTGCTCCTCAGCCAGGCGAGCCCGGCCGCGGAGGGAGGCAGGTCCGTGACCTCGACGTAGCTCACGCCAGGGCGCGGGAAGAGGTCGCGGGCGGCGGCCGGCAGGAAGCACATGCCTTCGCCCTGGGCGACGAGATGGAGCAGTCCCTCCACGTCCGAGGCGACCGGTCCGTAGCGGACCGGGGTGCCGCCGGGTCGGGGGTCCACGGCCCAGAAGTTCCACCACACCCGCGGCACCTGGGGCGGTACGTCGATCACCGGACGGTCCGCCAGCTGCGCAAGGGTGATGGGTGCCCGGCCCGCGAGCGGGTCGCTCGCCGGCAGACAGGCCAACCGGTCCTCCAAGGCGAGTTGTTGCACCTCGATGCCGTCGGGCACCGGTGGCCGCAGGAAGACCACGTCGATGTCATGGCGGAACAAGGCGTCGAAATGGTCGGCGAAATGGAGGCTGCGCACGTCGATCTGGACCCGCGGGTGCCGCTCGTGCAGCAGACCCAGGACCGCCCGGGTGTAGGGCATGGCTGCCTCGGCCCCGATCGTGCCCACCACGAGCCGGCCCGTGAGCCGGCGCGCCTGCATCGAGGCGCTGTGGCTCAGCCGGTCCATGGCCGTCACCACGTCCCGCGCGTCCGCCAGCAGCACCTTCCCCTGCGGCGTGAGAGTGACGGTCCGGCTGGAGCGGTCGAACAACTGGACACCGAGGCGCCGTTCGAGGTCTTTGATCTGCTGGCTCAGGGCCGACTGTGTGATGAAGAGGCGGGCGGCGGCGCGGGAGAAGTGGAGTTCCTCCGCCAGAGCGACGAACAGCCGCAGTTGGTGCGCACTCGGTGTTCGTGGATCGGGACCCGTCGGTGCTCCAGCCCCGGAGACCGTTCCGCCAGCAACCATCATGAATCCTTTATTGATCAGTTTTCATCTCGCATGGACGTAAGCAATGACATGCACCGAGTGAGGGTGGAAGGCTCGATCCGAAGCGACGCCCCGTGCAACCCACTGGTTCCGTGGGGCCTTCCGACCATCGCTGCGACCATCACTTTCTCGACAACGGGGGCCGAGACATGTCCGTGAGAAGAGGGGTGGCGATACTCGCCGCCCTCCTGGCCGTACTGTTCAGCGCGGGCGCCGTTCAGGCGTCGACGCCGCAGACCGACCACACGATCCGTGCGACGCCGAGCGCATCCCGCGGGATCAATGCGGCGCATCCCGCGCCCCAGGCATCGTGCACCGCCCGCAACGTCAGCCA contains these protein-coding regions:
- a CDS encoding SulP family inorganic anion transporter yields the protein MSSSAVPPAAPLRALRPDWLSNPKVWRTEVLAGLVVALALIPEAISFSIIAGVDPAVGLFASFTMAVVISIVGGRRAMISAATGAVALVIAPLNREHGLGHLIAAVILAGVIQVVLGVLGVAKLMRFIPRSVMVGFVNALAILIFMAQVPEMRNVPWAVYPLIIGGLALMVLFPRITTVIPAPLLSIVILTAITVGAAIAVPTVGDKGELPSSLPVPGLPDVPFTLDTLTTIAPYAFAMALVGLMESLMTAKLVDDITDTHSDKTRESVGQGIANIVTGFFGGMGGCAMIGQTMINVKVSGARTRLSTFLAGAFLMVLCIAFGPVVSDIPMAALVAVMIMVSFATFDWHSVAPKTLKRMPAGEIGVMAITVATVVATHNLAIGVVLGSVTAMVVFAKRVAHLAEVTAVIDPDNTTVVYRVTGELFFASSNDLVGQFDYANDPEKVVIDLSAAHIWDASSVAALDAIGSKYAQRGKSVEIIGLNDPSADLHGKLTGELTSH
- a CDS encoding LysR family transcriptional regulator, which encodes MVAGGTVSGAGAPTGPDPRTPSAHQLRLFVALAEELHFSRAAARLFITQSALSQQIKDLERRLGVQLFDRSSRTVTLTPQGKVLLADARDVVTAMDRLSHSASMQARRLTGRLVVGTIGAEAAMPYTRAVLGLLHERHPRVQIDVRSLHFADHFDALFRHDIDVVFLRPPVPDGIEVQQLALEDRLACLPASDPLAGRAPITLAQLADRPVIDVPPQVPRVWWNFWAVDPRPGGTPVRYGPVASDVEGLLHLVAQGEGMCFLPAAARDLFPRPGVSYVEVTDLPPSAAGLAWLRSNRTEPLIKAVASAARYVASA